From a region of the Deltaproteobacteria bacterium genome:
- a CDS encoding biotin--protein ligase, with product MPDFEPALIHILWDESHLWGLMLRHAAEYWKWPAAFVTAAQVAEGILDRARPRVLIVPGGWAALKARSLGQEGRKAIRRYVDSGGKYLGFCGGAGLALSSISRSRGLDLCPWGRRAMAERLPNFSGHVLCRILPNGPSSPGEATLSLPVWWPSQFAPKPEFPVEVLAVYETPENDFMAADVWTDRIDQKDLPAWEALYGINMDPAMLVGEPCVIRGRFGRGLYVLSYPHLETPASPQANALLSDLLADWTGLTPGPALPEWRPDLTPVLWPDPALEQGRILLDTLVDFGRDQFLLRWRRPWLLNWRRGIPGSALTALWVMNRLAMAREPGPAALAYWTSSRDEFLNLMTEFQPACARYLALERLSLAAGPSSPERSASAAVQNERERLFGCFPGYGGIYGDLLRLLDGLHLLLTTENGSKPA from the coding sequence ATGCCCGACTTTGAACCAGCCCTCATTCATATCCTTTGGGACGAATCCCACCTCTGGGGGCTCATGCTCAGACATGCCGCCGAATACTGGAAGTGGCCGGCGGCCTTCGTGACCGCGGCCCAGGTGGCCGAGGGAATCCTGGACCGGGCTCGACCCCGAGTCTTGATCGTTCCCGGGGGTTGGGCCGCCCTCAAGGCCAGAAGCCTGGGCCAGGAAGGCCGAAAGGCTATCCGCCGGTACGTAGACTCCGGAGGGAAATATCTTGGATTTTGCGGAGGGGCCGGACTGGCCCTGTCATCGATCTCCCGGAGCAGGGGCCTGGACCTCTGTCCCTGGGGCCGCAGAGCCATGGCCGAACGATTGCCCAACTTCAGCGGCCATGTCCTCTGCCGGATTTTGCCCAACGGGCCGAGCTCTCCCGGAGAGGCCACGCTCTCCCTCCCGGTCTGGTGGCCTTCCCAGTTCGCCCCCAAGCCGGAATTCCCGGTGGAGGTCCTAGCCGTCTACGAAACGCCGGAAAACGACTTCATGGCCGCCGACGTCTGGACCGACCGCATCGACCAAAAAGACCTGCCGGCCTGGGAGGCCCTGTACGGCATCAATATGGACCCCGCTATGCTGGTTGGAGAGCCCTGCGTGATCCGAGGCCGTTTCGGCCGGGGCCTCTACGTCCTGAGCTACCCCCATCTGGAGACCCCTGCCTCGCCCCAGGCCAACGCCCTGCTCTCGGATCTGCTGGCCGACTGGACGGGTCTCACGCCAGGTCCGGCCCTGCCCGAATGGCGGCCTGATCTGACCCCGGTCCTCTGGCCTGACCCAGCCTTGGAGCAGGGACGAATCCTTCTCGATACCCTTGTGGATTTCGGGCGGGACCAGTTTCTTTTGCGCTGGAGGCGTCCTTGGCTTTTGAACTGGAGACGGGGAATTCCCGGATCGGCCTTGACCGCCCTCTGGGTCATGAACCGGCTGGCCATGGCCCGGGAACCTGGCCCGGCAGCTCTCGCCTACTGGACCTCTTCCCGAGACGAATTCCTGAATCTGATGACGGAATTCCAGCCTGCCTGCGCCCGATACCTGGCCCTGGAGCGGCTCAGCCTGGCTGCAGGGCCATCGTCGCCGGAACGCAGCGCTTCGGCCGCCGTCCAGAACGAGCGGGAACGATTGTTTGGATGCTTCCCGGGGTACGGGGGGATTTACGGAGATCTTCTGCGCCTTCTGGACGGCCTCCATCTTCTGCTGACGACAGAAAACGGCTCGAAACCGGCCTGA